In Pyrodictium occultum, the genomic window GCTGGCCCGGGGGCTTAGCGAGGACAGCGTCGTGCTGAGGGCTATACCTGTTGACCTCGAGGTAGCGCCCTACGTGGACTACGTGGCCGAGGCTGCCAGGGAGCTACTCTACTCCAAGTCAAGCGGGGGCTCCGCCTTCGCGATAAGGCTTGAAGGGAGGCTCTACGACCGCAAGACGGGGAGGCTTCTACACAAGAGGGACGCCATAGAGGCTATAGCCGATGGCATAGACCTGCCCGTAAACCTCGAGGAGCCGGACCTGCTCGTGCTGGTGAAGGTTGTGAGGGTGCACCGCTCCCTCAGCTACGCGGCCATAATGGTGGCGCCTCCATGCAGTATATACTCCAGGGCGCGACGTGGCCGGAGAGTGTGCACGCCCGGCCATTAGTGCTAGCCCCTAACCCCCTTAGACCCGGGAAACGCCCCGGCTCTCAGAGGGGCGGCCTTCTCTCCCCCGGAGGCTGCAGCCGCTATGCAGGAAAGCAAGACCCTACACGAGGAGCGCGGCAGGCCGGCCCCGGGCAGGCTGCTGGGCTTCGTGGTGGACAACTCCACCCCCATCGTGGCCCGCTTTGTCTCCTCCAACCCGCCCCCCATCGGCGACTATGTCCTTATAGAGTATCCTGGCGGCGCCCTACTGGGCCTGGTTGAGCAGGTGGGCACGAGGAGTATCACCCTCAACGCGCTGCCCGGGATTTACGACCCTGCTATTGTCGAGAAGCTTAGCGGCGAGATGAGCGAGGACGACGTGTTCTTCGAGTGCACTGCCAGGCTGCTTGGAGACGTGGACACTCTCCGCATGCCCAGGCTCCCCCCACTGCCCGGGGCCCGTGTCTACCAGGCCCCCAGCGAGCTCCTTCAACGCGTGTTCGGGGGAAAGGAGCCCTACCGGCTCCGCCTGGGCGTGCTAGCCTCCCGGCCCGATGTGCCGGTCTACGTTGATGTAAACAAGCTTGTCACCAGGCATACAGCCATACTGGCTGTCACCGGCGCGGGTAAGAGCAACACTGTGGCTGTAGTAGTTGACAGGCTCGTCCGAATAGGCGGTACCGTCGTAATATTCGACTTCCACGGGGAGTACCTTGGCTCCAGCCTGGGAGGCCGCGTCAACATTATAGAGCCTGTGCTCAACCCCAGACGGCTGAGCACCTCGGAGCTTATGGTGCTACTGGGCGTCGAGCAGCGCTACTATAAGCAGGAGCGCATCCTCCGCCGCGCCCTCAAGCAGGTACAGGAGACCGGTGAAGAGGAGCGGGGAGGCTTCCTAGAAACACTGGCCCGGGCAGTTGAGCACGTGAGCCGGCGCCGTAACGAGGATACTAGCGCGGCGGCAGCTGTGGTTAACAAGATAGAGTCGCTCCAGGAGCGGTACGGCGACATTATACGCGACGATGCCGTCGACCCGGTCTCAAGGATCAGGCCTGGCTACGCCAATGTAATTGATCTAAGCCGTGTTGACCGCGACGCGGCCGACGCCGTGGCCAGCCATGTGCTCCGAATACTCCTTGCCGAGAGGAAGCGGCACCGGCTGACCGGCTCGAGCCAGGTGCCATACCCCGTGCTAGTAGTGGTCGAGGAAGCCCACATACTGGCCCCAAGGGATGAGGAGACCCTCTCCAAGTACTGGCTCACAAGGATAGCTCGCGAGGGCCGCAAGTTCGGCCTAGGCCTCATGCTTGTGAGCCAGAGGCCCAAGGGGCTTGACCCGGAGATACTGAGCCAGGCCAACAACATGATCGTGCTGCGGATCGTCGAGCCGAGCGATCAACGCTACGTGCAGGCTGCCAGCGAGAGCCTCAGCGATGATCTCGTGGCCCACCTACCTTCGCTCAACACGGGGGAGGCCGTAGTGGTAGGCCCCTTTATACGGATACCAGCCCTCGTTAGAATAGACAAGTATCCCGGCAAGCTCGGCGGATCCGATATAGATGTTGTCGCCGAGTGGAGGAGCATGTCATGGCTGGAGGCTGAAGCCGGGGGAGTGGACGAGCTGACCTCAGACTTCATGCAGTAACACGCCCGAGGGAGAAGGAGGCCGGGCGGGGCACGCATACTCTATCGGGCTCTTGCGAGCATGAGAAGGCAGGCGTGAAAGGTGCTTGGCAATGCCCGGGGATAACCTACGGGTACTACACGTGTCTGACACGCATCTCGGGTATAGACAATATGGCTTGATAGAGAGGGAGATGGATATCTACCGCGTCTTCGACGAGATTATAGATACTGCTATCCGTGAGAAGGTTGATGCAGTGGTTCACGCAGGCGACTTCTTCGACACAACACGGCCCCCGCCACAAGCCATACACCGTGCCATAAGGTCGCTGCGGAGGCTCAACACGGCAGGTATACCATTCATAGTGATACCCGGGGATCATGACCTGCCGCGGCGGAGAATGCTCCCGCCCCTCCTCATTCTCGAGGAGGTGCTCGAGGACGTTCACGTGCTGGGGCTCCGGGGCCCGGAGCACCATAGGCTTAGGACGCGGAGCGGCGAGCTGCTTGTTGCAGGGGTGCGCAACGAGAAGGGGGTTGGGGCCAGGCAGAGGCTGCTAGAGCACCTAGCTAGGCTCCCGAAGGCTCCGAGGGAGCCCTCCGTGCTGCTGCTCCACCAGTCGCTCCACGAGGTGGCGCCCGAGTATGAGCTTGAGCTGGGCGAGCTGCCCCAGGGCTACTCGTACTACGCGCTAGGCCACATACACCTCTACCGCCGGTTTGCTGTTGGAGACTCGCTGGCGGTCTATCCTGGCTCGATAGAGGCTCTCCGTGTAGACGAGGCATCCGCGCAGCCGCGGCGCTACGTATCCCTAGTGGAGCTTGCCCCCGGCCGCACCGTGTCGGTAGACAAGATTGCACTAGAGACTCCGAGGCCGCAGATAGTTGAGGAGATAGTATTTGACTCGCTTGACGCCCTCCGCTCCGCCCTGCTGAGGCTCCGTGACCGTCTAGCCCGCTACCCGGAGAGCCGGAAGCCCATCCTGCACCTGACCGTATCCAACGTGCCGAGGAGCGCTAAGGCCAACGTCTACAAGACTGTCGAGACTGTTCTGTCGGGGTACGTGCTCTCCTACCGGCTGAGGGTCGACACTGTTGAGTCTAAGCTCCCGCCCTCGGTGCAGAAAGCATCCTCCAGTATAAAGCTCGAAGGGCTTCTAAAGGACTTTCTCGGCGACGAGAAGCTGGCAGAGCTGGCCTCGAAGCTCATAGACGTTCTCGGGGCCGACCCCCAGAGCCACGCCGAGGCAGAGGCTATACGTATCATAGAAGAGGCCTTCAAGCTCAATGAGAGGCGTTGAGCCGTGATAGTGGAGCGTGTCGAGCTGGAGAACGTGCTGAGCCACAGAAGGACGAGAATAGACTTCGGCCGCGGCATTATAGCAATAGTGGGGCCCAACGGCGCCGGCAAGAGCAGCATAATAGACGCTATAACATAC contains:
- a CDS encoding THUMP domain-containing protein, whose translation is MEHGGVPRYKLFNMIVAHEPGYYSMRRALREIEGILGRVRVFDAPRSLLLLKVDDPYDAVARLARGLSEDSVVLRAIPVDLEVAPYVDYVAEAARELLYSKSSGGSAFAIRLEGRLYDRKTGRLLHKRDAIEAIADGIDLPVNLEEPDLLVLVKVVRVHRSLSYAAIMVAPPCSIYSRARRGRRVCTPGH
- a CDS encoding ATP-binding protein; this encodes MQESKTLHEERGRPAPGRLLGFVVDNSTPIVARFVSSNPPPIGDYVLIEYPGGALLGLVEQVGTRSITLNALPGIYDPAIVEKLSGEMSEDDVFFECTARLLGDVDTLRMPRLPPLPGARVYQAPSELLQRVFGGKEPYRLRLGVLASRPDVPVYVDVNKLVTRHTAILAVTGAGKSNTVAVVVDRLVRIGGTVVIFDFHGEYLGSSLGGRVNIIEPVLNPRRLSTSELMVLLGVEQRYYKQERILRRALKQVQETGEEERGGFLETLARAVEHVSRRRNEDTSAAAAVVNKIESLQERYGDIIRDDAVDPVSRIRPGYANVIDLSRVDRDAADAVASHVLRILLAERKRHRLTGSSQVPYPVLVVVEEAHILAPRDEETLSKYWLTRIAREGRKFGLGLMLVSQRPKGLDPEILSQANNMIVLRIVEPSDQRYVQAASESLSDDLVAHLPSLNTGEAVVVGPFIRIPALVRIDKYPGKLGGSDIDVVAEWRSMSWLEAEAGGVDELTSDFMQ
- a CDS encoding metallophosphoesterase family protein, coding for MPGDNLRVLHVSDTHLGYRQYGLIEREMDIYRVFDEIIDTAIREKVDAVVHAGDFFDTTRPPPQAIHRAIRSLRRLNTAGIPFIVIPGDHDLPRRRMLPPLLILEEVLEDVHVLGLRGPEHHRLRTRSGELLVAGVRNEKGVGARQRLLEHLARLPKAPREPSVLLLHQSLHEVAPEYELELGELPQGYSYYALGHIHLYRRFAVGDSLAVYPGSIEALRVDEASAQPRRYVSLVELAPGRTVSVDKIALETPRPQIVEEIVFDSLDALRSALLRLRDRLARYPESRKPILHLTVSNVPRSAKANVYKTVETVLSGYVLSYRLRVDTVESKLPPSVQKASSSIKLEGLLKDFLGDEKLAELASKLIDVLGADPQSHAEAEAIRIIEEAFKLNERR